One genomic segment of Brevibacillus laterosporus LMG 15441 includes these proteins:
- a CDS encoding CpaF family protein produces MSFSRQKLLGTERQKRLDISELKRQAHDFSNLRRKVDHVVQESASKYVEREWFLSQEEEAHVKGQIVEAFGKRLWEEKSSPALIEEVKEELRRLVERQAPLPTHQLELEVHRILHELIGWGHLDELLEDQDITEIIVQKFSDVVVERKSTGRLERLTEKYFFDEEQLLRLIEQIAATMGREFNESKADLHTQLPDGSRVTATHRSISPDGHMLTIRKHRDLLSQTDYLRYGSICKPMLSFLKYAVGVARASGIVSGGTGSGKTHLLNLISQFISPQISVITIEDVLELKLQHPFVRRFLTKPTNHEGRGGFSIRDCVRLSLRKRPDVIIVGETRGGEIVDIIWAMNTDHPGSWSTAHANSPRALVDSTLPILFGKAEESYSSLERNLMIGSALNLIVQVKRFEEDGSRKVVSITEVIGTGESDEDKIRRMLSVKQVISNRVYLQDIYVYEPLGVKKGKVVGQYRWTGYRPEGLIKCWKAKGISEEEIDAMFFREPIKL; encoded by the coding sequence ATGAGTTTTTCACGCCAAAAACTATTAGGAACAGAAAGACAGAAGCGGCTAGATATATCTGAATTAAAGAGGCAGGCTCATGATTTTTCAAACCTCCGCAGGAAAGTAGATCATGTTGTTCAGGAAAGTGCCAGTAAATATGTAGAAAGGGAATGGTTTTTATCCCAGGAAGAGGAGGCACATGTAAAGGGACAAATTGTTGAAGCCTTTGGAAAACGATTATGGGAAGAAAAAAGCTCACCTGCCTTGATAGAGGAAGTGAAGGAGGAATTGCGACGATTGGTTGAACGGCAAGCCCCACTGCCAACCCATCAATTGGAACTTGAGGTACACCGGATTTTGCACGAATTAATTGGCTGGGGGCATCTGGATGAATTGCTGGAAGACCAAGATATTACAGAGATCATCGTACAAAAATTTAGTGATGTAGTAGTGGAACGAAAAAGTACCGGTAGGCTGGAACGTCTGACGGAGAAGTATTTCTTTGATGAGGAGCAGTTGTTGCGTTTGATAGAGCAGATTGCGGCAACTATGGGACGAGAGTTTAACGAATCCAAAGCTGATTTGCATACTCAACTTCCCGATGGATCAAGGGTTACCGCTACGCATCGATCAATTTCACCAGATGGTCATATGCTCACAATTCGGAAGCATCGTGACCTTCTATCTCAAACGGATTACTTGCGGTATGGTTCCATCTGTAAACCGATGTTGTCATTTTTGAAATATGCCGTGGGGGTAGCGAGAGCCTCTGGAATTGTGAGTGGAGGTACAGGTTCAGGGAAAACCCACCTATTAAATCTTATCTCTCAATTTATCTCTCCACAAATTAGTGTTATTACGATTGAAGATGTCTTGGAATTAAAGCTACAGCATCCGTTTGTTCGTAGATTCTTAACGAAGCCAACTAATCATGAGGGGAGAGGTGGATTTTCCATACGTGATTGCGTTAGGCTTTCTCTACGGAAGCGCCCAGATGTCATCATTGTAGGAGAGACTCGTGGAGGAGAGATTGTCGACATTATTTGGGCTATGAATACAGACCATCCAGGTAGCTGGAGCACCGCCCATGCCAATTCTCCACGTGCTTTGGTTGACTCCACTTTGCCAATTTTGTTTGGAAAGGCAGAAGAATCCTACAGTTCCTTAGAGAGAAACCTGATGATTGGTTCAGCTCTTAACTTAATTGTACAAGTTAAACGTTTTGAAGAGGATGGTAGCAGGAAGGTTGTCTCCATTACAGAGGTGATCGGTACTGGTGAGTCAGACGAGGACAAAATTAGAAGGATGCTATCCGTCAAGCAGGTGATATCGAATCGAGTATACCTTCAAGATATTTACGTCTATGAGCCACTAGGTGTAAAAAAAGGCAAGGTTGTTGGTCAATATAGGTGGACGGGATATAGACCAGAGGGTCTGATAAAGTGTTGGAAAGCAAAGGGAATAAGTGAAGAGGAAATAGACGCGATGTTTTTTAGGGAGCCTATTAAGCTGTAA
- the hslO gene encoding Hsp33 family molecular chaperone HslO: protein MSDYLVRATGFNGNVRAFAARTTGIVEDIRKRHGMLNTASAALGRTLTVTAMMGAMLKGDERISVKINGGGPIGSIFAEANAHGELRAYATNPQVHFELNELGKLDVRRAVGTDGFLYVTKDLGLREPYQGSVPIVSGEIGEDFSYYFVVSEQTPSAVAVGVLVNPEDHSIFGSGGFILQLLPGTPEEDIAKIEEKISKLPQVSRLIAEGITPEELIAKVLDNPTIHSKLDLTFNCGCSAEKVGNTLASLGKAELMSMQREEGGAEVHCHFCNELYQFNYDDLQEIINDLDK from the coding sequence ATGAGTGACTATTTAGTAAGAGCAACGGGTTTTAATGGGAATGTTCGAGCATTTGCTGCCCGCACGACAGGAATTGTAGAAGACATTAGAAAAAGACACGGTATGCTGAACACTGCTAGTGCAGCTTTAGGGCGAACGCTTACAGTAACAGCGATGATGGGTGCTATGCTTAAAGGGGACGAACGTATTTCAGTCAAGATTAATGGGGGCGGTCCGATCGGTAGCATTTTTGCAGAGGCCAATGCCCACGGTGAATTGCGGGCGTATGCAACCAATCCACAAGTTCATTTCGAGTTGAATGAACTTGGTAAGCTAGACGTTCGACGTGCAGTAGGTACAGATGGATTTTTATACGTAACAAAGGATTTAGGTCTTCGAGAACCGTATCAAGGTAGTGTGCCGATTGTTTCCGGTGAGATTGGTGAGGATTTTAGTTATTATTTTGTGGTATCAGAGCAGACTCCGTCGGCTGTAGCTGTAGGTGTGCTGGTTAACCCTGAAGATCATTCCATTTTTGGATCAGGTGGGTTCATTCTGCAATTACTTCCTGGTACTCCTGAAGAGGATATCGCGAAAATTGAAGAGAAAATTAGTAAATTGCCGCAGGTATCACGCTTAATTGCAGAAGGTATTACACCGGAGGAATTAATTGCTAAGGTATTGGATAACCCTACTATTCATAGTAAGCTAGATCTTACCTTTAATTGCGGGTGCTCTGCTGAAAAAGTGGGCAACACATTAGCTAGCTTAGGTAAGGCAGAATTAATGAGTATGCAAAGAGAAGAGGGCGGAGCTGAGGTTCACTGCCATTTTTGCAATGAACTTTACCAGTTCAACTATGATGATTTGCAGGAAATCATTAATGATTTGGATAAATAA
- a CDS encoding AAA family ATPase yields the protein MQDRPKRLLLVDEDEKCTSDLVEQLKESQYVKVCGVVSDFKEIFHTLQAMQPDIVLVGFFRETDLSLLCHRIRFYFPTITCIAACDLQTMQWEALIRNLGVFVLQKPISPLMIEMVVKQDTTQGKLPSTTLQSLDTINRQFAQAPVVPSLHLSDDGQSVGHRQHLITVYGPKGGVGKTFISRELAIYYSRHPLEGEKNRVLAIDFNLDLGTFATSLNLPRTPNLFTWVQEIQDRLIQIVQRDGRDPDFISHEEWQEYAASMALYPEEIERYIAIHPESGLHVLTSPRDIRQSFHIKDYHLYIILETIKRSAYNVVLIDTAPDTTDATIQALFFAERVVMVGSPVVDAIENIHRVLKLLREAEYPEQKIQICMNRLQKREMFTLEEMKAYFQLHPSQTLLTIPDDDEVKRSINTGVPLMLTTSRSQTKLAIEKLGQVLIPHTEKEGQIYGDSTNKTKKASFFKWFSKGGWGR from the coding sequence ATGCAGGATCGGCCTAAAAGATTGTTGCTTGTCGATGAGGATGAGAAATGCACAAGTGATTTAGTAGAACAACTAAAAGAGAGTCAGTATGTGAAGGTATGCGGAGTGGTAAGTGACTTTAAAGAGATTTTCCATACCTTACAAGCAATGCAACCAGATATAGTATTGGTTGGTTTTTTTCGTGAAACAGATTTAAGTCTTTTATGTCATCGAATTCGCTTTTACTTTCCAACTATTACCTGTATAGCTGCTTGCGATTTACAAACGATGCAGTGGGAAGCCTTAATAAGGAATCTCGGTGTATTTGTATTACAAAAACCAATTTCCCCCTTAATGATTGAAATGGTTGTAAAGCAAGATACAACTCAAGGAAAATTACCCTCTACGACTCTACAATCGTTGGATACTATCAACCGCCAATTTGCGCAAGCCCCTGTAGTACCATCTCTTCATCTATCGGATGACGGTCAGTCTGTAGGACATCGCCAGCATTTGATCACTGTTTATGGACCAAAAGGAGGAGTAGGTAAAACATTTATATCGCGGGAATTAGCAATCTATTACTCGCGTCACCCCTTAGAAGGAGAAAAGAATAGAGTGCTTGCTATTGATTTTAATTTAGATTTGGGTACGTTTGCTACGTCATTAAATTTACCGCGTACCCCGAATCTGTTCACATGGGTTCAAGAAATACAAGACAGATTAATTCAAATAGTTCAAAGAGACGGACGAGATCCTGATTTTATTAGTCATGAGGAATGGCAGGAGTATGCCGCTTCGATGGCTCTTTATCCAGAGGAGATTGAGCGTTACATTGCGATACATCCTGAATCAGGGCTGCATGTTCTTACTTCCCCAAGAGATATACGGCAAAGCTTTCATATTAAGGATTACCACTTATACATCATTCTCGAAACCATTAAACGAAGTGCATACAATGTTGTTTTAATTGATACGGCGCCAGATACTACGGATGCAACCATTCAGGCATTATTTTTCGCTGAACGAGTGGTAATGGTAGGGAGTCCTGTGGTAGATGCAATTGAAAATATTCACAGAGTCTTAAAGCTACTGCGTGAAGCTGAGTATCCCGAACAAAAAATTCAAATCTGTATGAATCGGCTGCAAAAGCGAGAGATGTTTACTTTAGAAGAGATGAAAGCATACTTCCAGCTACACCCCAGTCAGACGCTACTAACCATTCCTGATGATGACGAGGTGAAAAGATCAATTAATACAGGAGTCCCACTGATGCTCACCACATCTAGGTCCCAGACTAAGCTGGCTATCGAAAAATTGGGACAGGTACTCATTCCTCATACCGAAAAAGAAGGACAAATCTATGGTGATTCTACAAATAAAACGAAGAAGGCAAGTTTCTTTAAATGGTTTAGTAAAGGGGGCTGGGGACGATGA
- a CDS encoding type II secretion system F family protein translates to MALLASVWIGILIMMVAFPFFHVVYKGEKLSLFTRFFSEEPEEKREIGLFSRGQRIILWMTAPKRFDDLARRLGFDLFRVKKQLQRLRWKTKVEEWFILKALGALFLGCAVILLGYQYLRDGEIDIFHKIGLILSLLLYFSPNLIIDWYDKRAQREIEVQIPIFFSIVLALVEVGMPVHVAMSRAASRYPKRLGQEIARLELEQKRYGNWRKALEELALCWELASFLSIVTDIQEALTKGTNISHLLRMHIEEQLRKEEDQMTDEVNRMSVRLLPLVVLFMGVPLMFLVLGPSLIGIKNQL, encoded by the coding sequence ATGGCTCTTTTAGCAAGTGTATGGATTGGCATTTTAATAATGATGGTAGCCTTTCCTTTTTTTCATGTAGTTTATAAAGGAGAGAAACTAAGCTTATTTACAAGATTTTTTTCAGAAGAACCAGAAGAAAAGCGAGAGATAGGACTGTTTTCAAGAGGTCAACGTATCATATTGTGGATGACAGCGCCTAAACGCTTCGATGACTTGGCCAGAAGATTAGGATTTGATTTGTTTCGCGTAAAAAAACAGCTTCAGCGTTTGCGTTGGAAAACAAAAGTAGAGGAATGGTTCATTTTAAAAGCCCTAGGCGCATTATTTTTAGGGTGTGCAGTGATTCTTCTAGGCTACCAGTACCTGCGAGATGGAGAGATAGACATTTTTCATAAAATCGGACTAATCCTCTCCCTTCTGTTATATTTTTCTCCTAACCTTATTATCGATTGGTATGACAAACGTGCTCAAAGGGAGATAGAGGTGCAAATCCCTATCTTTTTTAGCATTGTATTGGCACTTGTGGAAGTGGGTATGCCCGTTCATGTGGCAATGAGTAGGGCTGCAAGTAGATATCCTAAACGACTTGGACAAGAAATAGCTCGTTTAGAACTAGAGCAAAAGAGGTATGGTAATTGGCGAAAAGCTTTAGAGGAACTGGCTCTGTGTTGGGAGTTGGCCTCTTTTTTATCAATTGTAACTGATATACAAGAGGCTTTGACTAAAGGAACTAATATTTCTCATTTATTGCGAATGCATATTGAGGAGCAATTACGAAAGGAAGAAGACCAAATGACAGATGAGGTAAATCGAATGAGTGTAAGGCTGTTACCCCTAGTAGTATTGTTTATGGGGGTCCCTCTGATGTTTTTAGTGCTTGGGCCATCTCTTATTGGGATAAAAAATCAGCTTTAA
- a CDS encoding TadE/TadG family type IV pilus assembly protein, with translation MLNRYRSFGYVRNQRGSQIVEYVFVFPLLWFLFIYGCDQFSIMYQKQKALAASYEAGRFACVQPNYGLAVYMANKFAEKELEQALYFEHKQIELIVKGGWSQGNHVEARVSITFPLLGSGKSHTVEESYSMMIENGRNRG, from the coding sequence ATGTTGAATAGATATAGAAGCTTTGGATATGTAAGAAATCAGCGAGGGAGTCAAATTGTCGAGTATGTGTTTGTTTTTCCTCTTCTCTGGTTTTTATTTATTTATGGGTGTGATCAATTTAGTATTATGTATCAAAAACAGAAGGCTTTAGCTGCATCATATGAGGCAGGAAGATTTGCATGTGTACAACCTAACTATGGATTAGCCGTCTATATGGCGAATAAGTTCGCTGAAAAGGAGTTAGAACAGGCTCTTTATTTTGAACATAAACAGATTGAATTGATAGTCAAGGGTGGATGGTCACAAGGAAATCATGTAGAGGCAAGAGTAAGCATTACATTTCCGCTTTTAGGATCAGGAAAGTCCCATACTGTGGAAGAATCATATTCAATGATGATTGAAAATGGAAGAAATCGAGGCTGA
- a CDS encoding RNA polymerase sigma factor, translated as MTRREHIEEWFVRYSDDIYKFLVYYTRNRDVEDLVQEVFMKAIRGYEKYEGRAQPKTWLFSIARNTAIDHERKKRYLSWLPDTWLKQIKSPDGTPEEIVGKQEENQLLYASVQRLKPSYREVVILRGIKGLSPSETAEILQWSESKVNTTLHRALKTLQKSLGKETDVDGVINRVI; from the coding sequence TTGACTAGGCGCGAACACATTGAGGAGTGGTTTGTTCGTTATAGTGACGATATATATAAGTTTTTAGTTTACTATACGCGTAACCGCGATGTAGAAGATTTGGTGCAGGAAGTTTTCATGAAAGCTATTAGAGGATATGAAAAATATGAAGGAAGAGCCCAACCTAAAACCTGGCTTTTTTCAATTGCACGCAATACAGCAATTGATCATGAACGGAAGAAACGCTACTTGAGTTGGCTACCAGATACCTGGTTAAAACAAATCAAGTCACCTGATGGAACACCTGAAGAGATTGTAGGTAAACAGGAAGAAAATCAATTGCTCTATGCCTCTGTACAGCGATTAAAGCCTTCCTATCGGGAGGTTGTGATTTTACGCGGCATAAAGGGGTTATCCCCTAGTGAAACCGCGGAAATTCTACAATGGAGCGAAAGCAAAGTAAATACAACCTTGCATCGTGCTTTAAAAACATTACAAAAAAGCTTAGGCAAAGAAACTGATGTAGATGGGGTGATCAATCGTGTCATCTAA
- a CDS encoding winged helix-turn-helix transcriptional regulator: protein MSDHQLCPKLETAFELLGKRWTGLIICVLMTGPKRFKDISEVIPGMSDRMLAERFKELELAGVLTRNVYPETPVRIEYELTDKGRGLKTVMDAVQTWAESWVHSK from the coding sequence ATGAGTGACCACCAATTGTGCCCAAAGCTTGAGACTGCTTTTGAATTGTTGGGAAAACGCTGGACGGGGTTAATTATTTGTGTGTTAATGACAGGGCCTAAGCGCTTTAAAGATATATCTGAAGTCATACCCGGTATGAGTGATCGGATGTTGGCGGAAAGATTTAAGGAGTTAGAACTAGCTGGTGTTTTAACGCGGAATGTTTATCCTGAAACCCCTGTGCGTATTGAATACGAGTTGACAGATAAAGGAAGAGGGTTAAAAACCGTCATGGATGCTGTGCAAACTTGGGCCGAATCATGGGTACATTCTAAATAA
- a CDS encoding type II secretion system F family protein produces MLVEWIARCVAVLSGGLILSILIPADFLKRKAENSSTHMIISEMHRNRKSWNMRMEDKLKQARLDIGIQRYVFFCFVTGLFFYALTLYVLDSWWLALPFWFIGILVVHRWLAAWRNKKRERFEEENQKALRIISSSIRANPSYVHAFEQVATSKFIDKSIAQEYGTVVEKLRGQLLLEDAMKWLYVKTGSPDIQYLATIIQVQRELGGDMAQTLDIAVSSLIRRKQVRRRQVSALSQILSQVNLLSAMPFFFVGILYVNNPNHFAPLTESLSGRYAMLGSFLLIIAGGEIIRYLALSVGRHDG; encoded by the coding sequence ATGTTAGTTGAGTGGATCGCCCGTTGTGTGGCTGTACTTTCAGGTGGACTTATCCTGAGCATTTTGATACCCGCTGATTTTTTGAAACGAAAAGCCGAAAATAGCTCCACGCATATGATAATCTCAGAAATGCATCGAAATCGGAAAAGCTGGAACATGCGAATGGAGGATAAGCTCAAACAGGCCCGTCTAGATATCGGAATTCAAAGATATGTATTCTTCTGTTTTGTTACGGGCTTATTTTTTTATGCGCTCACTTTATATGTTTTAGACTCTTGGTGGCTTGCCTTACCCTTTTGGTTTATTGGAATTTTAGTTGTTCATCGTTGGCTGGCAGCTTGGCGAAATAAAAAAAGAGAGCGCTTTGAAGAGGAGAACCAGAAGGCACTTCGGATTATTTCCAGCTCTATTCGTGCGAATCCCTCTTATGTTCATGCTTTTGAACAAGTGGCTACTAGTAAATTTATTGATAAAAGTATTGCACAAGAGTATGGAACGGTTGTTGAAAAATTGCGTGGGCAGCTGTTACTAGAGGATGCAATGAAATGGTTGTATGTAAAAACAGGATCACCAGATATTCAATATCTAGCGACAATTATACAGGTTCAGCGGGAATTAGGCGGTGATATGGCTCAAACGTTAGATATTGCTGTTTCTTCTTTGATTCGTAGGAAGCAAGTAAGAAGAAGACAGGTATCCGCTTTGTCCCAAATTTTATCGCAGGTTAATTTACTCAGTGCGATGCCTTTCTTTTTTGTAGGTATTTTATATGTGAACAATCCTAATCATTTTGCTCCATTAACAGAGAGCTTGAGTGGTCGTTATGCCATGCTAGGGAGCTTTTTATTAATTATAGCTGGGGGAGAGATTATTCGTTATTTAGCCCTGTCAGTAGGAAGACATGATGGATAG
- a CDS encoding YjgB family protein — translation MSSNKFSNLDEQSNQTLKHLQTLPDHKLDATSKQHMLAHLLREEKKEVHRTDLSVYFTWISKGIVCSSLVLATFWLGNAWVQKEQPINSNKSLVSATISDYKESRNTDLRNTDPLNSLHDSKTGVEKNTQTVTPAQNKLLENVMERARSGKVINADIAVKTSLADDIKKVWGESKGQDQVRFGLPTANYPEKSLAFAYNKGEVLVEIISTDSRLTALNKEQVEQVLGKPQFVQQYTDQLKYSYPAGGDYQLVFYFTPISLNNSSNTTEPSARDHDVSPQIEHVSVVYPDGRKNLMLGDNIDFLQRINESASKGLLVEDFVVGRTTKEQIEQRWGKADKTDTPYKTTYAIYRKHGTVVGYDSKGLLIEIRSFDLRLQDIHLSEVKTALGEKLKGYFNRNKEQIFTYPLNSEFQLQVVISPVTNKNTDPLVDHINVIHKQSESWET, via the coding sequence GTGTCATCTAATAAATTTTCAAACCTAGATGAGCAATCGAATCAAACATTAAAGCATCTGCAAACACTCCCAGATCATAAGCTGGATGCTACAAGCAAACAACACATGCTGGCTCATTTACTAAGAGAAGAGAAAAAAGAGGTACACAGAACTGATCTCTCTGTTTATTTTACTTGGATCAGTAAAGGAATTGTGTGCAGTTCATTAGTTCTAGCTACCTTCTGGTTAGGAAATGCATGGGTGCAAAAGGAGCAGCCAATCAATTCAAACAAAAGTCTAGTATCTGCAACTATAAGTGATTATAAGGAGTCACGTAATACTGATTTACGCAATACTGATCCACTCAATTCTTTACACGATAGCAAGACAGGTGTGGAAAAAAATACCCAAACAGTGACTCCGGCTCAAAACAAGCTTTTAGAAAATGTAATGGAGCGAGCCAGAAGCGGCAAAGTAATAAATGCAGATATTGCTGTAAAAACATCCCTAGCGGACGACATAAAAAAAGTGTGGGGTGAATCAAAAGGGCAGGATCAGGTACGATTTGGTCTGCCTACTGCTAATTACCCTGAGAAGTCATTAGCGTTTGCTTACAATAAAGGGGAAGTGCTAGTAGAAATTATTTCAACCGACTCTCGGCTGACCGCTCTAAATAAAGAACAAGTGGAACAGGTTCTTGGGAAGCCCCAATTTGTGCAACAGTACACGGATCAACTGAAATACAGCTATCCTGCTGGCGGAGACTATCAATTAGTATTTTATTTTACTCCAATCAGCCTCAACAATAGTTCGAACACAACTGAACCATCTGCTAGGGATCATGATGTATCTCCGCAAATCGAACATGTAAGTGTCGTCTATCCAGACGGCCGGAAAAACCTCATGCTGGGAGATAATATTGATTTCTTACAAAGAATAAATGAATCAGCTTCTAAGGGATTGCTAGTAGAAGACTTTGTAGTGGGGCGAACCACTAAAGAGCAAATAGAGCAACGCTGGGGTAAAGCTGACAAAACGGACACCCCCTATAAAACTACCTATGCAATCTATCGTAAGCACGGCACTGTTGTCGGATATGATTCTAAAGGTCTACTGATCGAAATCCGAAGCTTTGATCTTCGCTTACAAGACATACATCTATCGGAGGTCAAAACAGCCTTAGGTGAAAAATTAAAAGGATACTTTAACAGAAACAAAGAACAGATCTTCACGTACCCGTTAAATAGTGAGTTCCAGCTTCAAGTGGTCATATCTCCTGTAACAAATAAAAATACTGACCCATTAGTAGATCATATAAATGTCATACACAAGCAATCTGAGAGCTGGGAAACATAA
- a CDS encoding A24 family peptidase, translating into MSLVLISVLAIAAYYDVRYRRVPNWLVGLTLCIACLQRGAIGEMWQMVIGVGMGFLLTLLPVLVKGMGMGDQKLLMLVGSYTTPVAIYWIFCCSLVVSICMLLVFPSRFTLIHYHLKSSAGMWFAHRRIWLPEVRKSALALPYALSLLIAYMIYYVKHYVE; encoded by the coding sequence ATGAGTCTTGTACTGATTTCAGTGTTGGCTATAGCGGCCTATTACGATGTACGATACCGGAGGGTCCCTAATTGGCTTGTCGGTCTAACGTTATGTATAGCCTGTCTACAAAGAGGAGCGATTGGTGAAATGTGGCAGATGGTAATAGGAGTAGGAATGGGGTTTTTGCTAACATTGTTACCTGTACTAGTAAAGGGTATGGGAATGGGTGATCAAAAATTGCTCATGCTGGTAGGCAGTTATACAACTCCAGTTGCTATCTATTGGATTTTTTGTTGTTCGTTAGTAGTGAGTATTTGCATGCTTTTGGTTTTTCCTTCACGTTTTACCTTAATTCATTATCATTTGAAGAGCAGCGCTGGGATGTGGTTTGCTCATCGTAGGATTTGGTTGCCTGAGGTAAGAAAATCGGCTTTAGCTCTCCCATATGCGTTAAGTCTTTTAATAGCGTACATGATTTATTATGTGAAGCATTATGTTGAATAG
- a CDS encoding sigma-70 family RNA polymerase sigma factor has product MTTMSHTSFQDCARRWREVENELSIVVPKSLRSDTSALLFLEGVAATPMLDKDEEMQYLIQYQRDGDLEAREILVRAYLRYVVNTALRHLKKGMPFLDLIQEGTIGLFTAIEKFDITRGVRLYHYSHWWISQAITRAISDKGRLIRIPVHMHEQIRLYQKKVMQLAHLLNRNPERHEIATYLNIPMEKMDTIEYALRIKMESIDEQPVELYMEDDEELLSYAEIVDDKESSLDDWIERVDLRDQVFDALSVLSPRSQEIIAMRFGLYDDQVYTLEEVGKMFGLTRERIRQIEATTIERLRKQKCSRNLMEYLS; this is encoded by the coding sequence ATGACCACTATGAGTCACACCTCTTTCCAAGATTGTGCCCGGCGTTGGCGTGAAGTCGAGAACGAATTATCAATTGTTGTTCCTAAATCTTTACGGTCAGATACTTCCGCGTTATTGTTTTTGGAGGGCGTAGCAGCAACACCTATGTTGGATAAAGATGAAGAAATGCAATATTTGATTCAGTATCAGCGTGATGGTGATTTAGAAGCTCGCGAGATTCTAGTACGTGCTTATCTTCGTTATGTCGTAAACACTGCACTTCGTCATTTAAAAAAGGGAATGCCGTTCCTTGATCTGATTCAAGAAGGAACAATTGGGTTATTTACCGCAATAGAAAAATTTGATATTACAAGAGGCGTCCGTTTATATCACTATTCGCATTGGTGGATTTCACAAGCCATCACACGTGCTATCAGTGACAAAGGCCGTCTTATTCGCATACCTGTACACATGCATGAGCAAATACGCCTCTATCAAAAGAAAGTAATGCAATTGGCTCATTTGCTAAACCGCAATCCTGAACGACATGAGATTGCAACCTATTTAAATATTCCCATGGAAAAAATGGATACCATCGAGTATGCTCTTCGTATTAAAATGGAGTCAATCGATGAGCAACCTGTTGAGCTCTACATGGAAGATGACGAAGAATTGCTAAGCTACGCTGAAATTGTTGATGACAAAGAAAGCTCATTAGATGACTGGATTGAACGAGTTGATCTAAGGGACCAGGTCTTTGATGCTTTATCTGTCTTAAGTCCACGTTCGCAAGAAATCATTGCGATGCGCTTTGGACTGTATGATGATCAGGTTTATACGTTAGAGGAAGTAGGCAAGATGTTTGGTCTTACTCGCGAGCGTATACGTCAAATTGAAGCGACTACGATTGAGCGATTGCGCAAACAGAAATGTTCACGCAACTTGATGGAGTACCTTTCCTAA
- a CDS encoding Flp family type IVb pilin, which translates to MNYITHYARRFWKEEDAVTIVEMVIIVAVILIFLIPTLVELRTAEDQKLKELQEKISK; encoded by the coding sequence ATGAATTATATTACGCATTATGCTAGACGATTTTGGAAAGAGGAGGATGCTGTGACGATCGTAGAGATGGTTATTATTGTAGCAGTAATATTAATTTTTTTAATCCCCACATTGGTTGAGCTACGTACAGCCGAAGATCAGAAACTAAAAGAACTGCAGGAAAAAATAAGCAAATGA